Proteins encoded within one genomic window of Clupea harengus chromosome 10, Ch_v2.0.2, whole genome shotgun sequence:
- the pdzk1ip1 gene encoding PDZK1-interacting protein 1, with protein sequence MGRVNLVFWWLLVMLDTVSAQTETTQRGLPNWLTGIVAVAVFLFLVFVVFLVNKAWCSQSRRENKQDAEMSKEYEMTNGSTYETTIDAVRSDIYENTVMNISSDGTEDKVTVM encoded by the exons ATGGGGAGAGTAAATCTGGTGTTTTGGTGGCTGCTGGTTATGTTGGACACGGTTTCAGCTCAAACAG AGACGACACAGAGAGGGCTGCCCAACTGGCTGACAGGGATTGTGGCTGTTGCAGTTTTCCTCTTCCTGGTCTTTGTGGTTTTTCTTGTAAACAAAGCCTGGTGCAGCCAGAGCAG ACGTGAAAATAAGCAGGATGCTGAAATGTCAAAAGAGTATGAGATGACTAATGGATCCACCTATGAGACGACTATTGATGCGGTCCG GAGTGATATATATGAGAATACCGTTATGAACATCTCAAGTGACGGCACTGAAGACAAGGTCACAGTCAT GTGA